A window of Pseudomonas denitrificans (nom. rej.) genomic DNA:
TGCCGGCACAGGCGCGGCACGGCGCTCACACCCAGCCCTTCGGCCACCATCCGGCCCACGGTCACCAACTGATGGCTTTCGAACGCCACCGGCAGTCGCCCCTGCAACCGGTCTTCCAGTAGCAGACGCACGGCTGACGGGCGTTGCAGGGTAATGAAATGGTCTTCCAGCAACTGCTCCCAGGTGATCCGGGATTCGTTCGCCAGCGCTGAATCCGCTGGCAGCACCGCGACGAAACGGTCGGTGTAGAAAGGCGTGAAGGTCAGCCCGTCGAGGCTGTCCGGCTCCAGGGCGATGCCCAGTTCCACCCGGTGGTTGCGCACCATCTCCAGCACCTGCTCGTTGATCACGTCGTGTACCGCCACGTTCACCTTCGGGTGGCGGTCGCGGAAGGTGCGCAGCACGGCGGGCAGCAGGTTGCCGGCGAAGGAGGGCATGGCGGCGATGGAGACCCTGCCCAGTTGCAGGGTGAAGTGCTGGTGCATCACTTCCTCGGCGTTGTCCCAGTCCGCCAGCAGGCGGCGTGCCAGGGGCAGCAGTGTTTCGCCCTCCGGCGTCAGCGCCACGCTGCGGGTGGTGCGCACCAGCAACTGGCCGCCCAGGGACTCTTCCAGGCTCTTGATCGCCAGGCTCAGTGCCGGCTGCGACAGGTGCAGGCGCTCACAGGCCTGGGCGAAGCTCAGGCCCTGGGCGACGGCGAGGAAGGCGCGCAGTTGCTTCACAGTCATATTGATAAGAAAACCATATCAATCAATTGGAAAAACAAACTTAACAAATCAGTCGCCGCCGGTGAAGCTGCAGACGCTCTCTGACCACTGAGTCGGACATTCCAAATACAAGAGGCAGCAGCAACATGGCAGGACTCGACAAGCGTGTAGGCAGTTACGAGGAAGCCCTCGCCGGGCTCACCGACGACATGACGGTACTGGCGGGCGGATTCGGCATCTGCGGCATCCCGGAAAACCTCATCGCGCACATCCGCAAGCTGGGCGTGAAGGGCCTGACCGTGGTCTCCAACAATTGCGGCATCGACGGCTTCGGCCTCGGCGTGCTGCTGGAGGACCGCCAGATCCGCAAGATGATCGCGTCCTACGTTGGCGAGAACGCGCTGTTCGAGCAGCAGCTGCTGTCCGGTGAGCTGGAGGTCGAACTGACCCCGCAGGGCACCCTGGCGGAAAAACTCCGTGCTGGCGGCGCCGGCATCCCGGCCTTCTTCACCGCCACCGGCTACGGCACCCCGGTCGCCGACGGTAAGGAAGTGCGCGAGTTCGACGGCCGCCACTACGTGATGGAGCGCGCCATCACCGGCGACTTCGCCATCGTCAAGGGCTGGAAGGCCGACCACTACGGCAACGTCATCTATCGCCACACCGCGCAGAACTTCAATCCGGTAGTCGCCACCGCAGGCCGCATCACGGTCGTCGAGGTGGAGGAGATCGTCGAGCCGGGTGAACTGGACCCGACCCAGATCCACACCCCGGCATCTACGTCGACCGCATCATCCAAGGCACCTTCGAGAAGCGCATCGAGAAGCGCACCGTTCGTTCCTGAGCCCACCGGACAAGAGAGACAAGAAGATGGCATTGACCCGCGAACAGATGGCTCAGCGCGTGGCGCGCGAGCTGCAGGACGGCTTCTACGTGAACCTGGGCATCGGCATCCCCACCCTGGTCGCCAACTATGTGCCCGAGGGCATGGAAGTGATGCTGCAATCGGAGAACGGCCTGCTCGGCATGGGCGCGTTCCCCACCGAAGACACGGTCGACGCCGACATGATCAACGCCGGCAAGCAGACCGTGACCGCCGTGAAGGGCGCGTCGATTTTCTCCTCTGCCGAATCCTTCGCGATGATCCGTGGCGGTCACGTCGACCTCACCGTGCTCGGTGCCTTCGAGGTGGACGTGCAGGGCAACATCGCCTCCTGGATGATCCCCGGCAAGCTGGTGAAGGGCATGGGCGGCGCCATGGACCTGGTGGCCGGCGCGGACAACATCATCGTGACCATGACCCACGCCTCCAAGGACGGCGAGTCCAAGCTGCTGGAGCGCTGCTCGCTGCCGCTGACCGGCGCGGGCTGCATCCGCAAGGTACTGACCGACCTGGCCTACCTGGAAATCGAGAACGGTGCCTTCATCCTGCGCGAGACCGCGCCGGGAGTGACTGTCGAAGAGATCGCCGAGAAGACCGCCGGCCGCCTCATCGTGCCGGACGATGTGAAGGAAATGACCTTCTGATCCCCTGTGTAGCAGCGCGCCATGCCCGCGATTCGCGCGCATGGCGCGCTCCTACAGGTAAAGCCAGCTTCGGAGTTCCCAGATGCAAGACGTAGTTATTGTCGCCGCCACCCGCACCGCCATCGGCGCCTTCCAGGGCAGCCTGGCGAACATTCCCGCCCATGAACTGGGCAGCCTGGTCATCCGCTCGCTGCTCGAACGCAGCGGCGTGAAGCCGGACCAGATCGACGAAGTCATCCTCGGCCAGGTGCTCACCGCCGGCGCCGGGCAGAACCCCGCGCGGCAGGCCGCCATCGGCGCTGGCCTGCCGGTTGAAGTGCCTTCGATGACCATCAACAAACTTTGTGGCTCGGGCCTGAAGGCGCTGTTCCTCGGCGTCCAGGCGATCCGTTGCGGCGACGCCGACGCCATCATTGCCGGCGGCCAGGAGAGCATGAGCCTCGCGCCCTACGTGCTGCCCAAGGCCCGTACCGGCCTGCGCATGGGCCACGCCGAGCTGCAGGACACCCTGCTGCGCGACGGCCTGATCGACGCCTTCAACGACTACCACATGGGCATCACCGCCGAGAACCTGGCCGAAAAGTTCGGTATCAGCCGCGAGGCGCAGGACGCCTTTGCCGCGCAGTCCCAGCTCAAAGCCGCCTCGGCCATCGAGGCCGGCCACTTCAAGGACGAGATCACCCCGGTGCTGATTCCCCAGCGCAAGGGCGAGCCGCTGTCCTTCGACACCGATGAGCAACCGCGCGCCGGCACTACCGCCGAATCCCTGGGCAAGCTCAAGCCTGCCTTCAAGAAGGACGGTACCGTCACCGCCGGCAACGCCTCCACCCTCAACGATGGCGCCGCCGCCGTCCTGCTGATGAGCGCCGAGCGCGCACGCAGTCTGAACCTCCCGGTTCTGGCGCGCATCCAAGCCTATGCGAGCAGCGGCGTCGACCCGTCGATCATGGGCATCGCCCCGGTAACCGCGACCCGCAGTTGCCTGGAAAAGGCCGGCTGGAGCCTCGACGACGTCGAGCTGATCGAGGCCAACGAAGCCTTCGCCGCGCAGGCCCTGTCGGTCGGCAAGGAGCTGGGCTGGAACGCCGAGAAGGTCAACGTCAATGGCGGCGCCGTCGCCCTTGGCCACCCGATCGGCGCCTCGGGCGCCCGTGTGCTGGTGACGCTGCTCCACGAAATGCTCCGCCGCGACGCGAAGAAGGGTCTGGCGACCCTGTGCATCGGCGGTGGTCAGGGCGTCGCCATGGCACTCGTGCGCGACTGAGGTCATCCGACCAACGATTGATTGGCGAGCGCCGGGCGGCATGTATCCATGTCGTACCGGTAGGCAGGATGGTGGGTGGGCACACCGACAGACGAACATCCTGCCGCGGTTTTCGGCGTCCCCGGCGCCGGCAAACCCTTGCGTCACCGCTCGGCCCCACGCAGGCCGGGCGGTTTTTCATTCCAGGACGGGTATTGCCACAAGCCCCGTTCGACGATGTGCCATTACAAGAACAACGAGGTAGACCATTATGAATTCCCACGCCCAAACCCCCGGCACAGTCGTTCAGGACAGCCGCTCGGCGCGCTTCGCCATGGCCTGTTCCAACTGGGCCGAGCGCTGGTTCCCCGACTCCTGGGTCTTCGCCGCGCTCGCGGTGCTGATCGTCAGCGTGGCCGCACTGGCCATCGGCGCACCGGCCACCGAAACCGCCAAGGCCTTCGGTGACGGCTTCTGGAGCCTGATCCCCTTCACCATGCAGATGGCCTTCGTGGTGATCGGCGGCTACGTGGTCGCCAGCTCCGGCCCGGCGTCCAAACTCATCGACCTGTTCGCCCGCGTGCCGAAGAACGGCCGCTCGGCAGTCGCCTGGGTCGCGGTCATTTCCATGGTCGCTTCGCTGCTCAACTGGGGCCTGTCGCTGGTGTTCGGCGGCCTGCTGGTGCGCGCCCTGGCGCGTCGCGAAGACCTGAAGATGGACTACCGCGCTGCCGGCGCTGCCGCCTACCTGGGCCTGGGCGCCGTGTGGGCGCTGGGTCTGTCGTCCTCCGCCGCGCAGCTGCAGGCCAACCCGGCGAGCCTGCCGCCGTCGATCCTGGCGATCACCGGCGTCATTCCCTTCACCGAGACCATCTTCCTCTGGCAGTCCGGCGTGATGCTGCTGGCCCTGGTGCTGGTATCGCTGGTCATCGCCTACATGACCGCACCCGGCGCGGCCAGCGCCCGTGACGCCAAGGCCTGCGGCGTGGACGTCAGCTTCACTCCGCCGAGTGCGCCGAAGGCGACCCGGCCGGGCGAATGGCTGGAGCACAGCCCGCTGCTGATCCTGATGCTGGTAGCCCTGGCCGCCGGCTGGCTGGTCCATGAATTCAGCACGAAGCCGGCGATCACCGCGATCTCCGGGCTGAACACCTACAACCTGCTGTTCCTCATGGTGGGCGCGCTGCTGCACTGGCGTCCGCGCAACTTCCTCGATGCCGTGGCCCGCGCGGTGCCGACCACTACCGGGGTACTGATCCAGTTCCCGCTGTACGGTTCCATCGCGGCGATCCTGACCACTGTGAAGGGCGGCGACGGCTCCACCATCGCCCACCACATCTCCACCTTCTTCGTGCAGATCGCTTCCCACGACACCTATGCGCTGCTGATGGGCGTGTACTCGGCGGTGCTGGGCTTCTTCATCCCGTCCGGCGGTGGCAAGTGGATCATCGAGGCGCCCTATGTGATGCAGGTAGCCAACGAGCTGCAGTACCACCTGGGCTGGGCGGTGCAGATCTACAACGCCGCCGAAGCGCTGCCGAACCTGATCAACCCGTTCTACATGCTGCCGCTGCTCGGCGTGCTGGGCCTGAAAGCCCGCGACCTGATCGGCTTCAGCTTCGTCCAGCTGCTCGTCCACGTGCCCCTGGTGCTGTTCCTGCTCTGGGCACTGGGCACCACCCTGCAGTACCTGCCGCCGGTCCAGCCGTAACCACGCATTCGGCCCCGAGGGCAAAAAGCCCGGATGTCTCGCGACATCCGGGCTTTTTCTTTCTTCCGGGTACTGTCAGCCCCTGCTGACTTCCACCGCGCCGAGCGCACGCACGTCCAGGTGCTCGCCGCTGAGCTGCGCGGCGTCCTGGTCGAACACTTCGCGCAGCCAGTCGCTGACCGCCTGGAAGCGACCGATGCGGCCGGCGTCGCGGTGAGCGAGCAGCCAGATTTCCCGCACCACCACCGCGCCGGAGAGGCGCACCAGGCCTTCGCGCTCGCCGAGGAAGCACGGCAGCAACGCCATGCCCAGGCCGCTTTCGCAGGCGTGGATCAGCGTGGTCACGCTGCTCGCGCGCAGGGCGAAGTTGGCATCCGGGACGAAGCGCCGCAGCCAGCACATCTCCGGGGTGTCATCGAGGTCTTCGCCGTAGCCCAGCCAGGGCTGCTGCGGCCATTGTTCAGGCGGCACCTGGGCGAAGGGCGTAGCGGCGTAGATGGCGAAACCGATGTCGGCGACCTTGCGCATCACCAGCGCGGCGTCCTCGGCCGGGCGCGCCAGGCGCAGGGCGAAGTCGGCCTCGCGGCGGGTGAAGGAGAGTGCGCGGTTCGCCGGGATCAGTTGCAGTTGCAGGTTGGGGTAGGTGCGCGCCAGTTGCGGCATGTGCTGCACCAGCCAGTGGCTGAACAGGAAGTCGACCGCGGTGATGCGCACCGAACCGCTGATGGCGCTGGCTTCGTTGCGCGTTTCCAGCAGCATGCTCTGCACGTCACCGAGGATGCGTTCGGCATAGCCGAGGAAGGCCGTGCCGGCATCAGTGGCCTTGTAGCCCGCGTTGTCGCGGATGAACAGGCGGGTCTGCAGTGCGCTTTCCGCCGCCACCAGGCGCCGGCTCATGGTCGAGGGGTCGACGCCCAGCGCGCGGCCGGCGGCGCTCATGCTGCCGTGGCGGGCGAGGGCGAGGAGGATCGGGATGTCGTTCCAGTCGAAGTTCATGGCGATCTCCTCATGTGCCTCAGAACTGCACGTCGGCGGCAGGGAGGACCCGTGCGCGCTTGCCGAAGCTGCTGATGCTGCCCAGCACTGCGTTGTGGTGTGCAGTGATCTGCGCGGCGCTGAGCACGGCATTGTCGACAGTGGAGTGGGCATCGCCCACCAGCGTCACCGCGTAGCCCTGGGCCAGGGCGCGGCGGGTGGTGGTGTCGACGCAGTAGTCGCTCTGCAGGCCGCAGATCACCAGGTGATCGATGCCGCGCGCTTGCAGCAGCTCGGCGAGCTCGGTGCGCAGGAAGGAGTCCGGGGTGGTCTTGCGCACCTGGAGGTCCGCAGGGGCGGTGAGCAGTCGCGATTCCAGCTGCCAGCCGGCGCTGCCATACTGCAGGTCATCGTCCTCGTGCTGCACCAGCAACACCGGCACGCCGGCCTCACGCGCCGCGCGACTCAGGCCATTGATGCGCTGCAGTACATTGTCGATGTCGAAACAGGCGCAGTCGCCGGTACACAGGTCGGACTGGACGTCGATGATCAGCAGGGCGGTGCTCATGGCGAGCGTATTCCTTTCAAGAGAATGGCGAAGGTCGAGTGGAGTCGGGAATGGTAGCCCGCCTGATGGCGTGGGCCAATGCCGGCAAGCGTTTGCTGCCAAAGCCGTATTTCCCTTTGCCGCGCCTTCGGCGATGGTGACGGCCATCAACCGGACCGGATGCCGATGAACAGCCTTCCCGCCAAGACCCTGACCCTCGCCAACGGCCTGCGCGCCACCGTCATCCAGGCTCCTGGCGCCAGCCGCGCCGCCGCGCTGTTGCGGATCGCCCGTGGCAGCCACGACGAGCCGGAAGCCTTCCCCGGCCTCGCGCACTTCATCGAGCACCTGCTGTTTCTCTGTGGCGAGCGCTTCGTCGAGGGCGAGCGCCTGATGCCCTGGGTGCAGGCCCGTGGCGGGCGGCTCAATGCCAGCACCCGGGCCCGGCAGACGGACTACTTCTTCGAGGTACCGGCCGCCGATCTGGGGGACGGGTTGGCGCGGCTGGTGGACATGCTGGCGCGGCCGCTGCTGGACGAAGCCGTGCAGGTCGCCGAACGCGAAGTGCTGGAAGCTGAATTTCTCGCCCGCGGCCGCGATCCCGATACCCTGATCGACGCCGCCCTGGCGTTGGCGGTGGCGCCGCAGCACCCGTTGGGGCGCTTCGTGGCCGGTCGCCGCGACAGCCTCAAGGTGGAAAACGCCGAGTTTCAGAAGGCGCTGCGTGACTTCATCCGCTCCTGTCAGGTGGGCGGGGCGCTGGAACTCTGGCTGCAGGGCCCGCAATCGCTGGAGGAGCTGGCGGCATTGGTCGAGCGCGAAGCCGCTGTGTTCCCGTCCAGAGCGCTGGTCGAATCCGCCAGTGCCGAATCCCTCCTGCCGCTGGTCGGTCAGGAGCTGAAGCTGCGCCTGCCCGGTGCGCCACGACTGGTGCTGACGTTTGCCCTGGAGAGCGTGGCGGGTGAGGGTGGTGCGTTGCTGGAGCAGTTGCAGGGCTGGCTGGCCGACGAGGCGCCCGGATCGCTGCTGGCCTGCCTGGGACAGAACGGGCTGGCCGACAGCGCCCGTGCGCGCCTGAGTCGTTTCGCCGGCGGCCAGGCGTTGCTGCGTTTCGATTTCGAACTCGCCGACGCCGCCACCTCCGATCTTGTCGAATCAGCCTTCCTTTCCTGGCTGGAGGCGCTGCGCAAATTGCCGGCGGATATCCTCGCCGCCGCTCCTGTCGATGAGCCCGCCGGCGCCCTGGAACAGCTGCAGCGCCGCGCGGGGAGCGCCAATCCCTCGGCATGGCTCGGCCAACTGGTAACACCGCGGATGATCCGCCTGCTGACCTGCGAGTCGGTGATCGGCGAGTCGCTGACCTCGGCCGGCTTTACCCTTGATATCGCCCGCAGTCCGCAGCGCACTATCGAACCGCTGCGGGGCGAGCCGTGGTCATTCTCGCCGCCGCAAGCGGCCGCGCATGCGGAGCCCGCCGCCCTATACCTGCGCTGGCGCTTCCTGCAGCCACCAAGCCGGCCGGCATTCCTTTGCGCCCGGCAGGCGCTGCGTCCGCTGGCTGGCGCAGCGCGGCACGAGGGCGCCAGCCTGCGCCTGGAGGCCATGGAAAGTGACTGGACGCTGATGCTGTCAGGGGCGAAGAACCACCTTGCCGAGCTGGCCGAGTGCGCGATCCACGCGCTTCAGCATCCCGCAGCGGCTGTGCTGGGGCAGGGCGCGCGCCTGCACGCTGCCGAACGCCGTCGCCGCGAAGGGGAAATGCCGATCCGCCAGTTGCTCGATCTGCTGCCACAGACCTTGGCCGGAGACAGCGAAGCTTCGCCGGACTGGTCCGCCGCCCATTGGGATGACCTGACCCGCGGCATCGAGCTGCCGGACACCCTGGCCGGCTACTCGACCACCAGCGCGCTGCCGCCGCGCAGCGGCCCGGCCGGTCGGCACCGCCAGGTGCTGGAGCTGCCGGGCGAGGCGGCGCTGTTGCTGTTCTGCCCGCTGGCGTCGCGCTCGGCGGCGGACGAAGCCGCGTGGCGCTTGCTAGCCCGTGTGCTGGAGCCAGCCTTCTTCCACTGGCTGCGCGGTGAGCGGCAACTGGCCTATGCGCTGTACTGCGGTTTCCGCCAGGTGGGCATGCGCCGCGGCATCCTCTTTGCCGTGCAGTCGCCGCTGCTGTCGGCAGTTGAGCTGCAGGCCGAGGTCGACAGCTTCCTCTACCGCCAGGGCGAAGCCCTGCTGCGGATCGATCCGCAGCGTGTCGACAGCCTGCGTGCTCCGCTGGCCGCCGAGCTGGCGCGCGCGCCGGGCGACTTCAGCGAGCGCCTGCAGCAGGACTGGAGCGACCAGTTGGCCGGTGTCGGGCCGTCGCACCGCGAGGCCATGGTCCAGGCGCTCGGCAACCTCTGCGCCACCGAGCTGCGCGCCGCGCATTCAGCGCTCAGCTCCGCCCAGGGCGGTCACTGGCTGCTGCTCAGCCACGCCTGATCCTCCTGCTTTCGATCCGGGGTGCCGTCCGCAAGGCGGTGCCGCGCCCGACTTTTGCCTTACGTCCGGTGGGCTGGTCCAAGGTAGCTGGCCGGCGGTCGCGACTACCCGCGACCATCGCCGCGCGCCCGAGGTAGCGGTGGTCGCAGAGCCTTGCGCAGTGCTCCCGCAGGACGCCTGCAAGGCCCGTGGAACCGGCGCCAAAGCAGCGTATGGCAAGGCCGCGAGCGTTTCGATAATCGCCTCCGACACGACTGAGCCGCAGTCGATCCCCCACCCGGAGAGCGCCATGAACAAGAACAAGATCGCCGTCCGCCGCCAGCTGCTGCCGCTGGCATTGTCCACCCTGGCCCTGTCTTCAGTGTCGAGCGGGGCCAGCGCCGACATCATGCTGTACGACAAGGACGACACGACCTTTTCCACCGACGGCTACTTCAATGCCTTCTATGTGAACAGCGACGTCGACCGCAACGGCGAAACCTACGACCGCCGCCAGTCGCGGGTGAAGATGGGCTTCCTGCCCAACTACATCGGCTTCAACTTCGGCAAGAAGATCGACGGCCTGACCCTCACCGGGCGCTCCTCGTTCTGGGTGACCATCAACGACAGCGAGCAGGACGGCACCGACACCGCCATCGACGTCCGCCAGTTCTACGGCAACGTCGCCGGCGACTGGGGCGAGGTGCTGATCGGCAAGGACTTCGGCCTGTTCTCGCGTTCCAACATCTTCCTCGACGAACTGCTCGCCGGCTTCGGCAACGCCAGCGATACCCTCGGTCTGGTGGATGGCAAGGGCGTGTCCTTCGGCAACATCGGCACCGGCTACCCGTACCCGTTCCCGACCTCGCAGATCACCTACCGCAACAACAACCTGGTGGAAGGCTTGCACATCGCGGTGGGCATCATGGACCCGATCGACACCAACCAGATCGACAAGGACGCCAGCGACGGCCTCGACGACAAGGCCTACCAAGACAATCCGCGCTACGAGAGCGAGATCAGCTATCAGTTCGACGTCGGCGGGGCGAAGATCTACAGCTGGGTCAACGGCGCCTACCAGACCTCGAAGAACACCAATGACGAAGTCGACAGCGTGACCAGCAAGGGCCTGGGCTATGGCATCCAGGCGAAGATGGGCGGCTTCTCGCTCACGGGGTCGGGCTTTACCGCCAAGGGCATCAACCCGTTCTTCACCAACAACGCGGGTGAAGCCGCGCTGCGTGAAGTGGACAGCCGCGGCGTGCTGTTGCAGGGCTCCTACAGCTGGGGCAAGAACCGTGTGGCGCTGTCCACCGGCGAGACCCGCGACGACGGCAACGGCCTGGGCAGCGCGGCGGATTACTCCACCCAGGGCATCGCCTACTTCCGCACCATCAACGACAACCTGAAGCTGGTGGCCGAGTACAACGTCTACGAGATCGACGGCCGCAAGGGCTCCACCGTCAGCGAAGACACCGACACCTTCGCGGTGGGCGCCGTCCTCAACTGGTAATCCCCCAACTCCTTTGGCTCCATTTCGGCGGGTCGGCACTGCGTGTCGCCCGCCTTTTTTCTTGCTCTCAAGGAAGGTTCGTGATGATCGGAATGTGGAGCGCGCACGCGCAGAGTTACTTGCTGGTTCTGTCCGTCGCCACGACCCTGGTGTTCGCCTTGCCCATCTTCCTGGTGCCGCTGTTGTGGGCGCGGGTGATGCAGTGGCAGTTACCGGAGCACACCGATCTGGCGGTGTATTTCGGGCGTTGCCTGGGGGCGTTCATTCTTATCGTCGAAGGGCTGATGCTGCGTGCCGCGCTGACCGGGGAGGCGCTGGTGACTACCTTCGAGGTTCTGGCGGCGGTGGCGGGGTTAATGGTGGTGGTGCATGTCTATGGCGCGCTGCGCAGGATTCAGCCGTGGACGGAGACGCTGGAGACGGGCTTCTATACCGGGATGCTGCTGTTGACGCTGCTGTTCTGGCCGACTGCCTGACGCCCTGCGAACTGACGGCATCAACCTGTAGGGGCGCCCCACGGGCGCGGTCGCGGGCATGGCCCGCTCCTACAAATATCCCGCTACTTTCGGATAGCCCCGCCACGACCCAAGTAGCATGGGGCGCGCTCCGGCTGCTTCGTAGAATGCCAACGTCGATATCCTGACTGGGCGTACGCCATGCACGAAACACAAGGAGTCGTTCGCGGCATGTCCAGCGCCCGCGACGTCGAGGCGGTTGCCCAGGACCTGGCGCGCCAACTGATCCACCCCAACCTCGGCTTCGTGCTGTTCTTCTGTTCCGCCGAATACGACCTGCCGGCGCTGGCCGCCGCGCTGGAGCAGTACTTCGGCGGCATCGACCTGGCCGGCTGCACCACCGCCGGGGAGATCACCCCGCAGGGCTATGGGCGTGGCTGCGTCACCGCCGTCGGCTTCGATTTGCGCAGCTTCGCCATCTCCTGCGCGCTGGTGGACGAGATGGAGCGCTTCAGCCTGATCGATGCGCAGCAGATGGTCGAGTCGCTGGTGGCGGACTGCCGCAGCGCCGGGCTGGCGCCGATCAAAGACCACAGCTTCGCCCTGACCCTGCTCGACGGCCTGTCCAGCCGCGAGGAAGTGGTGCTCGCCGCGCTCAGTGCCGCGCTGGGCGCCATTCCGCATTTCGGCGGCTCGGCCGGCGACGACAACCACCTGACCCACACCCACGTCTATTACCAGGGCCAGTTCCACACCGGCGCGGCGGTGGTGGTGCTGTTCAACACCTGGCTGGACTTCGAGGTGTTCACCACCCACCACGTGCTGCCCAGCGAGGAGAAACTGGTGGTCACCCGCGCCGACAGCGACAGCCGCCGCGTGCTGGAGCTCAACGCCGAGCCGGCCGCGCTGGAATTCGCCCGGCTGGTCGGGGTGCCGCTGGAGCAGCTGGATTTCTCGCTGTTCCCCGCGCATCCGCTGGCGGTGCGGGTACGCGAGCAGTACTACGTGCGCTCGATCCAGCAGGTCAACGACGACCTCAGCCTGACCTTCTACTGCGCGGTGGAGAACGGCATCGTCCTCACCGCCATGAGCACCGGCCCGCTGCTGCCCGGGCTGCAGGCGCAGTTCCAGCGTCTGCATGAGCGCCTCGGCCCGCCGCTGCTGACCATCGGCTGCGACTGTTTCCTGCGCCGGCTCGAGCTGGAGGTGGCCGGCGATACCGAGCCCACCGCCGAGTTTCTGCGCAGCCAGCAGGTGATCGGCTTCAACACCTACGGGGAACAATTCAATGGCATGCATATCAACCAGACCTTCACCGGTGTCGCCATTGGCCGTCCTCGGGGCAACGCCGGACGCTGAGCTGCGCGCGCGCATCGCCGAGCTGGAGCGCGACAACCACAAGCTGCAGCGGATCAATGCGGCACTGATCGAGCGCGTCGAATCGGCCACCTCGCGCGGCGACAACGCCTATGGCGCCTTCCAGCACTCGGTCGTGCTGGCCGAGCAGGTTCGCGAGCGCACCGATGCGCTGAGCGAGGCGATGGTCGAGCTGAAGTCCAGCAACCAGCTGCTCAGCGACGCCCGCCTGCGCGCCGAGACTGCGCACCAGTACCTGCTCGATGCCATCGAGAGCATCTCCGATGCCTTCGTGCTGTTCGACCCGCAGCAGCGCATCGTCCTCTATAACGAAAGGTTCCGGGCCTTCTGGGCGCAGACCCGCGCCCGCGTTGGCGCGGGAACGCGGCTCGCCGAGGTGCGCCGGCTGGCGCAGAGCAGCGGGCTGATCGTCGAGGAGCAACGCAGCAGCGATGACGAGCACACCCTTTATCGCCTGCGCAACGACCGCTGGGTGCGGGTCACCGAGCGACCGACCCGCGACGGCGGGCTGGTGGTGCTCTACAGCGATATCACCGAGATCAAGCAGAACGAGATGGCCCGCCGCGAGCAGGCGGTGGCGCAGAAGTCGCACTTGCTGCAACGCG
This region includes:
- a CDS encoding LysR family transcriptional regulator, translating into MTVKQLRAFLAVAQGLSFAQACERLHLSQPALSLAIKSLEESLGGQLLVRTTRSVALTPEGETLLPLARRLLADWDNAEEVMHQHFTLQLGRVSIAAMPSFAGNLLPAVLRTFRDRHPKVNVAVHDVINEQVLEMVRNHRVELGIALEPDSLDGLTFTPFYTDRFVAVLPADSALANESRITWEQLLEDHFITLQRPSAVRLLLEDRLQGRLPVAFESHQLVTVGRMVAEGLGVSAVPRLCRQQMEELGARCVALDEPRIERRVGLFCLTEHKLSSAAQALGDVLVNGTDWAGMERE
- a CDS encoding LysR family transcriptional regulator; this encodes MNFDWNDIPILLALARHGSMSAAGRALGVDPSTMSRRLVAAESALQTRLFIRDNAGYKATDAGTAFLGYAERILGDVQSMLLETRNEASAISGSVRITAVDFLFSHWLVQHMPQLARTYPNLQLQLIPANRALSFTRREADFALRLARPAEDAALVMRKVADIGFAIYAATPFAQVPPEQWPQQPWLGYGEDLDDTPEMCWLRRFVPDANFALRASSVTTLIHACESGLGMALLPCFLGEREGLVRLSGAVVVREIWLLAHRDAGRIGRFQAVSDWLREVFDQDAAQLSGEHLDVRALGAVEVSRG
- a CDS encoding cysteine hydrolase family protein; its protein translation is MSTALLIIDVQSDLCTGDCACFDIDNVLQRINGLSRAAREAGVPVLLVQHEDDDLQYGSAGWQLESRLLTAPADLQVRKTTPDSFLRTELAELLQARGIDHLVICGLQSDYCVDTTTRRALAQGYAVTLVGDAHSTVDNAVLSAAQITAHHNAVLGSISSFGKRARVLPAADVQF
- a CDS encoding CoA transferase subunit B, with translation MALTREQMAQRVARELQDGFYVNLGIGIPTLVANYVPEGMEVMLQSENGLLGMGAFPTEDTVDADMINAGKQTVTAVKGASIFSSAESFAMIRGGHVDLTVLGAFEVDVQGNIASWMIPGKLVKGMGGAMDLVAGADNIIVTMTHASKDGESKLLERCSLPLTGAGCIRKVLTDLAYLEIENGAFILRETAPGVTVEEIAEKTAGRLIVPDDVKEMTF
- a CDS encoding acetyl-CoA C-acetyltransferase yields the protein MQDVVIVAATRTAIGAFQGSLANIPAHELGSLVIRSLLERSGVKPDQIDEVILGQVLTAGAGQNPARQAAIGAGLPVEVPSMTINKLCGSGLKALFLGVQAIRCGDADAIIAGGQESMSLAPYVLPKARTGLRMGHAELQDTLLRDGLIDAFNDYHMGITAENLAEKFGISREAQDAFAAQSQLKAASAIEAGHFKDEITPVLIPQRKGEPLSFDTDEQPRAGTTAESLGKLKPAFKKDGTVTAGNASTLNDGAAAVLLMSAERARSLNLPVLARIQAYASSGVDPSIMGIAPVTATRSCLEKAGWSLDDVELIEANEAFAAQALSVGKELGWNAEKVNVNGGAVALGHPIGASGARVLVTLLHEMLRRDAKKGLATLCIGGGQGVAMALVRD
- a CDS encoding short-chain fatty acid transporter — translated: MNSHAQTPGTVVQDSRSARFAMACSNWAERWFPDSWVFAALAVLIVSVAALAIGAPATETAKAFGDGFWSLIPFTMQMAFVVIGGYVVASSGPASKLIDLFARVPKNGRSAVAWVAVISMVASLLNWGLSLVFGGLLVRALARREDLKMDYRAAGAAAYLGLGAVWALGLSSSAAQLQANPASLPPSILAITGVIPFTETIFLWQSGVMLLALVLVSLVIAYMTAPGAASARDAKACGVDVSFTPPSAPKATRPGEWLEHSPLLILMLVALAAGWLVHEFSTKPAITAISGLNTYNLLFLMVGALLHWRPRNFLDAVARAVPTTTGVLIQFPLYGSIAAILTTVKGGDGSTIAHHISTFFVQIASHDTYALLMGVYSAVLGFFIPSGGGKWIIEAPYVMQVANELQYHLGWAVQIYNAAEALPNLINPFYMLPLLGVLGLKARDLIGFSFVQLLVHVPLVLFLLWALGTTLQYLPPVQP